From the genome of Hyalangium gracile, one region includes:
- a CDS encoding serine/threonine protein kinase, whose translation MIEREAMHAELVPGMLVGPWLIRARHDRGSFGVVFRAQRAGHSDAGPFALKVAVTPDDPRFTREVALLQSLQHSSVPRFEDRGWWDSPSSGAQYPYLVMEWVEGVPLYEWARGARRTSRQVLLVLEQIASALAAAHALGGVHRDVKGDNVLVTAGGRAVLLDWGCAVHRGATPVTENSLGPGTTSYRSPESLRWHWAHRLSGERYEPRGADDVYALGVTAYRLVTGTYPPPFEEVSGPPRRLFPPKDFATVSSGLDALLLACLAEEPLRRPRASSLAAALGHAAQQPEASAPIEPTPNAADTDRASNPGPQRRRAPWLPAGAALATVALLVGGALVLRHLPPRQSGSFAEVVQEGPSRDAPDAGVGDTALVATSAIPQDVIPYTILAARFPKTPFPGQKKAPCIPRFEREVLGVCWSILEGKPPCDSAGYEYEGKCLRAVIEGPRQPTSGEP comes from the coding sequence GTGATTGAGAGGGAGGCGATGCACGCGGAACTGGTGCCTGGGATGCTCGTAGGCCCCTGGCTCATCCGCGCTCGGCACGACCGGGGCAGCTTCGGCGTGGTGTTCCGAGCCCAGAGAGCCGGGCACTCCGACGCCGGGCCCTTCGCGCTGAAGGTGGCCGTGACGCCGGATGACCCGCGCTTCACGCGCGAGGTGGCGCTGCTCCAGAGCCTCCAGCACTCCTCGGTGCCGCGCTTCGAGGACCGGGGCTGGTGGGACTCGCCGTCGTCCGGGGCGCAGTACCCGTACCTCGTCATGGAGTGGGTGGAGGGTGTGCCGCTGTACGAGTGGGCCCGGGGTGCACGAAGGACGAGCCGCCAGGTGTTGCTGGTGCTTGAACAGATCGCTAGCGCGCTGGCTGCCGCTCACGCTCTGGGCGGCGTGCACCGGGACGTCAAGGGAGACAACGTGCTCGTCACCGCCGGGGGACGTGCCGTCCTTCTCGACTGGGGTTGTGCGGTGCACCGCGGGGCCACGCCTGTCACCGAGAACTCGCTCGGGCCAGGCACCACCTCCTATCGCAGCCCGGAAAGCCTGCGCTGGCACTGGGCGCACCGCCTCTCTGGGGAGAGGTACGAGCCTCGGGGCGCGGATGACGTCTACGCCCTGGGCGTTACCGCTTACCGGCTCGTCACGGGCACCTACCCACCGCCTTTCGAGGAGGTGTCCGGCCCGCCGCGCCGGCTCTTCCCTCCGAAGGACTTCGCCACGGTAAGCTCGGGCCTCGACGCGCTGCTCCTGGCGTGCCTGGCCGAGGAGCCGCTTCGTCGTCCTCGCGCCTCGTCGCTGGCTGCCGCGCTGGGGCATGCCGCGCAGCAGCCGGAGGCCAGCGCCCCCATCGAGCCGACGCCCAATGCAGCGGACACCGACAGGGCCAGCAACCCCGGCCCGCAGCGCAGACGGGCCCCGTGGCTTCCCGCTGGAGCGGCCCTCGCTACCGTGGCGCTGCTCGTGGGTGGCGCGCTGGTGTTGCGGCACCTCCCGCCTCGGCAGTCAGGCAGTTTCGCGGAGGTAGTGCAGGAAGGGCCGTCGCGCGATGCCCCGGATGCGGGTGTCGGAGATACGGCCCTTGTTGCCACATCAGCGATCCCACAGGACGTCATCCCGTACACGATCCTCGCAGCCCGCTTTCCGAAGACCCCCTTTCCCGGGCAGAAGAAGGCGCCTTGCATTCCTCGCTTCGAGCGTGAAGTCCTCGGCGTGTGCTGGTCCATCCTCGAGGGGAAGCCGCCTTGTGACTCGGCAGGCTATGAGTACGAGGGCAAGTGCCTCAGGGCCGTTATTGAAGGCCCGCGCCAGCCCACCTCGGGTGAGCCGTGA
- a CDS encoding multinuclear nonheme iron-dependent oxidase, with the protein MAPSPESWTLPWRGLGLSSNLSAADQPHPYRLLDEEPELFDFVEYSAPLSIAETKKHATLFPEMFRRLREVPVLFHPVHLNLYGPVLEAETDIADLDAHARTVGSAWVGNDVGWWHSGGQPFPGYLYVTPPLTNEGLQDCAAHALHVQAGLSVPLALENPAVMARRGDMHVLEFMSRLQARTGLPLLLDLGHLLSYQLASELPLDAGFEGFPFERIIEIHIAGGVVTRRWSRRFYVDDHTQPVREELFELLEHVLPRCTSLRAVTFEGDGHPPEVAMLTLRRLRSLVPRGEREPLRLTPVQAVPPPLGNVSRPWELFDLGYGIRRAVESDDVEGSVAETDFRLAVVAEQLDKDFPISRLILAGTREGLLSFTLSNEFRELFEGSGRSFGHAFLDYARRRLREHPDEGAAAAAALSFETFLPTLMQRPVPPPKAGEVGLAEDVRVGTFPADLSELVYSARALRRHLTGRAWGNGVVESSGLEALAQAARRTVSRPWRFAARRKRGGGMEVHTAPPVLSEVLRALTNGPVLEKDIAPALLAEAMARGLVRRG; encoded by the coding sequence ATGGCTCCATCCCCCGAATCCTGGACGCTGCCCTGGCGAGGGCTCGGCCTGAGCAGCAACCTCAGCGCCGCTGACCAGCCCCACCCATACCGGCTGCTCGACGAGGAGCCCGAGCTCTTCGACTTCGTGGAGTACAGCGCTCCGCTGTCGATCGCGGAGACGAAGAAGCACGCGACGCTGTTTCCGGAGATGTTCCGGCGCCTCCGGGAGGTGCCGGTGCTGTTCCACCCGGTGCACCTGAACCTCTACGGGCCGGTGCTCGAGGCGGAGACGGACATCGCGGACCTGGATGCGCACGCGCGCACGGTGGGCAGCGCGTGGGTGGGCAACGACGTGGGGTGGTGGCACTCGGGTGGGCAGCCTTTCCCGGGCTACCTCTATGTCACGCCGCCGCTCACCAACGAGGGCTTGCAGGACTGCGCGGCGCACGCGCTGCATGTGCAGGCGGGGTTGAGCGTGCCCCTGGCGCTGGAGAACCCGGCGGTCATGGCCCGGCGCGGGGACATGCACGTGCTCGAGTTCATGTCTCGGCTGCAGGCCCGGACCGGGCTGCCGCTGCTGCTGGATCTGGGGCACCTGCTGAGCTATCAGCTCGCCTCGGAGCTGCCGCTGGATGCGGGGTTCGAGGGCTTCCCGTTCGAGCGGATCATCGAGATCCACATCGCCGGTGGCGTGGTGACGCGGCGGTGGTCCCGGCGCTTCTACGTGGATGACCACACGCAGCCGGTGCGCGAGGAGCTGTTCGAGCTGCTCGAGCATGTGCTGCCGCGGTGCACGTCCCTGCGGGCGGTGACGTTCGAGGGGGATGGCCACCCTCCCGAGGTGGCGATGCTGACGCTGCGTCGGCTGCGCAGCCTGGTGCCGCGAGGGGAGCGTGAGCCGCTGCGGCTGACGCCCGTGCAGGCGGTGCCGCCGCCCCTGGGGAACGTGAGCAGGCCGTGGGAGCTGTTCGACCTGGGCTACGGCATCCGGCGGGCGGTGGAGTCCGATGACGTGGAGGGGAGCGTCGCGGAGACGGACTTCCGGCTGGCGGTGGTGGCGGAGCAGCTCGACAAGGACTTTCCGATCTCGCGGTTGATCCTGGCGGGCACGCGCGAGGGGCTGCTGTCGTTCACCCTGTCCAACGAGTTCCGCGAGCTGTTCGAGGGCTCGGGCCGGTCGTTCGGGCATGCGTTCCTGGACTACGCGCGGCGGCGGCTCCGGGAGCATCCGGACGAGGGCGCGGCGGCGGCGGCGGCGCTGTCGTTCGAGACGTTCCTGCCCACGCTGATGCAGCGGCCGGTGCCGCCACCCAAGGCGGGAGAGGTGGGGCTCGCGGAGGACGTGCGGGTGGGGACGTTCCCGGCGGATCTGTCCGAGCTCGTGTACTCGGCGCGAGCGCTGCGCCGACACCTCACCGGGCGGGCCTGGGGGAACGGGGTGGTGGAGTCGAGCGGGCTGGAGGCACTGGCGCAAGCGGCACGGCGGACGGTGTCGCGGCCATGGCGCTTCGCGGCTCGTCGCAAGCGGGGAGGGGGCATGGAGGTGCACACGGCGCCGCCAGTGCTCTCCGAGGTGCTGCGCGCGCTGACGAACGGCCCGGTGCTGGAGAAGGACATCGCTCCGGCGCTGCTCGCCGAGGCCATGGCCCGGGGACTCGTGCGGCGCGGGTGA
- a CDS encoding class I SAM-dependent methyltransferase — MFHRKGPTLIELARQALSSVEQGYDLLAPKFEYTPFRTPDPVLRTTMEQVGPPRSIDRALDLCCGTGGAMRFLRPLCRQEVVGVDLSRGMLDEAHRLLADAPGDARITLVQGDALELGYTSEFDVVTSFGAFGHILEQDEPRLVEGIARALRPGGRFLFITAHPPSVLNPGYWMAKGFNAAMRVRNALWKPPFVMYYLTFLVPRARELLEAQGFEVDVRDRLMPPPFTPFSIVVATKKA; from the coding sequence ATGTTCCATCGCAAGGGTCCCACGTTGATTGAGCTGGCGAGACAGGCACTGAGCTCGGTGGAGCAGGGCTACGATCTGCTCGCGCCCAAGTTCGAGTACACGCCCTTCCGCACGCCGGATCCGGTGCTGAGGACGACGATGGAGCAGGTGGGGCCGCCGCGCTCCATCGATCGCGCGCTGGATCTGTGCTGCGGCACCGGCGGCGCCATGCGCTTCCTGCGCCCGCTGTGCCGCCAGGAAGTCGTGGGCGTGGATCTGAGCCGCGGCATGCTGGACGAGGCCCACCGGCTGCTCGCGGATGCCCCCGGCGACGCGAGGATCACCCTGGTCCAGGGCGACGCGCTGGAGCTGGGCTACACCTCCGAGTTCGACGTGGTGACGAGCTTCGGAGCCTTCGGTCACATCCTCGAGCAGGACGAGCCACGGCTCGTCGAGGGAATCGCCCGAGCGCTGCGTCCAGGAGGCCGCTTCCTCTTCATCACCGCGCACCCGCCCTCGGTGCTCAACCCCGGCTACTGGATGGCCAAGGGCTTCAACGCGGCGATGCGCGTGCGCAACGCCCTGTGGAAGCCCCCCTTCGTCATGTACTACCTGACGTTCCTCGTCCCCAGGGCCCGCGAGCTGCTCGAGGCCCAGGGCTTCGAGGTGGACGTGCGGGACAGGCTCATGCCGCCGCCTTTCACGCCCTTCAGCATCGTCGTGGCGACGAAGAAGGCCTAG
- a CDS encoding sensor histidine kinase produces the protein MRQRTNLLFSVLIVGLYGLDLMVLGHSQWELLGIRVAWGVATMVSGAMLPRVSLAQARWVGGGYGVVSALCYLGLLVFTGGTHSPYFYFFPTLPLILALTSSETLASAVTCGVVSALGGGWLVYAGGEPALQGVMWGAMLMVMMFFGTYGGMQFRKVRHAEEAMLLERARREALEKLAFSEHRRAQSEKLATIGRLAASVAHELNNPIAYVRSNLGFIEKELMASAVESKEDLREAFQDVSSGVERIRQIVSDLQGFSRMDATEEPTHCSLAEVVKDASRLASVRLKNVAELRVEVPADLPVVYVVRRRLAQVILNLLVNAGDAVEPHRGSEGEVLVLGRVEGGTVQVLIEDNGPGFSAEVLARLFEPFFTTKGPEKGTGLGLVLSREYVEQFGGRLTATNREEGGARMCIALPISASRPEAAVA, from the coding sequence GTGCGTCAGAGAACGAACCTGCTGTTCTCGGTGCTGATCGTCGGGCTGTACGGGTTGGACCTGATGGTCCTGGGGCACTCCCAGTGGGAGCTGCTGGGGATCCGGGTGGCGTGGGGGGTGGCGACGATGGTGAGCGGGGCGATGCTCCCGCGAGTGAGCCTGGCGCAGGCGCGCTGGGTGGGCGGCGGCTACGGGGTGGTGTCCGCGCTCTGCTACCTGGGGCTGCTGGTGTTCACCGGGGGCACGCACAGCCCGTACTTCTACTTCTTCCCCACGCTGCCGCTCATCCTGGCCCTGACGTCCTCCGAGACGCTGGCGTCGGCCGTCACGTGCGGTGTCGTCAGCGCGCTGGGCGGTGGGTGGCTCGTGTATGCGGGAGGGGAGCCGGCGCTCCAGGGCGTGATGTGGGGCGCGATGCTGATGGTGATGATGTTCTTCGGCACCTACGGGGGCATGCAGTTCCGCAAGGTCCGGCACGCGGAGGAGGCGATGCTCCTGGAGCGCGCGCGGCGCGAGGCGCTCGAGAAGCTGGCCTTCAGCGAGCACCGCCGGGCCCAGTCCGAGAAGCTGGCCACCATCGGCCGGCTGGCGGCGAGCGTGGCCCACGAGCTGAACAACCCCATCGCCTACGTCCGCTCCAACCTGGGCTTCATCGAGAAGGAGCTCATGGCCTCGGCCGTCGAGTCCAAGGAGGATCTGCGCGAGGCCTTCCAGGATGTGAGCAGCGGCGTGGAGCGCATCCGGCAGATCGTCTCCGATCTCCAGGGCTTCTCGCGCATGGACGCGACGGAGGAGCCCACGCACTGCTCGCTCGCGGAGGTGGTGAAGGACGCGTCGCGGCTGGCGTCGGTCCGGCTCAAGAACGTGGCCGAGCTCCGCGTCGAGGTGCCCGCGGATCTGCCCGTGGTGTACGTGGTGCGGCGGCGGCTGGCGCAGGTGATCCTCAACCTGCTGGTGAACGCGGGGGATGCGGTGGAGCCGCATCGGGGCTCGGAGGGAGAGGTGCTCGTCCTGGGCCGCGTCGAGGGCGGCACCGTCCAGGTGCTCATCGAGGACAACGGCCCTGGCTTCTCGGCGGAGGTGCTGGCGCGGCTGTTCGAGCCGTTCTTCACGACGAAGGGCCCGGAGAAGGGGACCGGGCTGGGTCTGGTGCTGTCGCGCGAGTACGTGGAGCAGTTTGGCGGCAGGCTGACGGCGACGAACCGCGAGGAGGGCGGGGCGCGGATGTGCATCGCGCTGCCGATCAGCGCGAGCCGCCCGGAAGCCGCCGTGGCGTGA
- a CDS encoding RNA polymerase sigma factor, which yields MDTQGTTMSNGREQLEQEIRELCLRGDTAGAVERALQGYGMEIMRLMASVLHNPELAKDAFSVFCESLLKGLPSFRWESSFRTWAYRLARNACYQLVHAPSARETPVSSSAIPEAPLGNRSDTRPWQRTSVKERFRALRESLEPDERMLLMLRVDQRLAWTEVARVMWDSDEPMTSAAVTRKATALRQQFQRIKVHLRQMAIEQGLIEQDEASADPVG from the coding sequence ATGGACACACAGGGGACGACGATGTCGAACGGTCGCGAGCAGCTGGAGCAGGAGATTCGGGAGCTGTGTCTGCGGGGGGACACGGCGGGGGCGGTGGAGCGCGCGCTGCAGGGCTACGGGATGGAGATCATGCGGCTGATGGCCTCGGTGCTCCACAACCCGGAGCTGGCCAAGGACGCCTTCAGCGTCTTCTGCGAGAGCCTCCTCAAGGGGCTGCCGTCGTTCCGCTGGGAGAGCTCCTTCCGCACGTGGGCCTATCGCCTGGCGCGCAACGCCTGCTACCAGCTGGTGCACGCGCCGTCGGCCCGGGAGACGCCCGTCAGCTCCTCGGCCATCCCCGAGGCTCCGCTGGGCAACCGCTCCGACACCCGGCCCTGGCAGCGCACCTCCGTGAAGGAGCGCTTCCGGGCGCTGCGCGAGAGCCTCGAGCCCGATGAGCGCATGTTGCTGATGCTGCGCGTGGATCAGCGCCTGGCGTGGACGGAGGTGGCCCGGGTGATGTGGGACTCGGACGAGCCGATGACGAGCGCCGCCGTCACCCGCAAGGCCACCGCGCTGCGCCAGCAGTTCCAGCGCATCAAGGTCCACCTGCGGCAGATGGCCATCGAGCAGGGCCTCATCGAGCAGGACGAGGCCTCCGCCGATCCCGTCGGGTAG
- a CDS encoding protein kinase domain-containing protein, which translates to MHQGEEHPDEQAPGSEDPWSEADDDADLDDSLLHQVARVSVPLRVPEPGARMGGVDGQRFEIQDRLGGGAMGVVLRARDKELQREVALKFLFPREVLVEVPLSALLRQEARAIAQLDHENIVRIFDVSEWEGASWEPRVPFLVMECLEGECLSALMQREQPSVQRALEIIGGVVAGLAHAHEHHVIHRDLKPGNVFLTRRGQVKLLDFGLAWLTATAFPSVPNLPSAGTPSYMAPEQWSGEGQDERTDIWAVGVLLFELLTGETPYMETSLVELRERVLSQAPVPRMRERTPELPEELDALVAAMLVKEPAKRIASIAEVRERLRRIEESLTPWKDEPRGLAPQRRQVTLVACWLADLAGLAEHLDVEDLGELEGAFHQSCSEIIQEHGGFITTFVGDEVLACFGYPQAREEDADKAARAALYLASHLGTTIQQKLPYLPRRKLTVKVGLHTGTVVLDNLPTELRGRTSALQGEAPKIALWLAREAQPDAVCMSHTSWRLVRGAFRTEPLGQRSFQGLSGVTKLEVHQLLREKRTVSRFERTHEQGPLTPLVGREPELRRLLEEWERAREGQGAFVLLRGEAGIGKSRLVLELRERVPADSAIRLRCQCWVQFSTSAFHPIIELIQHLLRLDPEGSPQVNLRKVEGRMRAAGLPAEQVFLLASLLALPVTEGSPHLRYTPDRLKEKTLEALTTLLLKMTEEGPVLAVVEDLHWADPSTLELLGVLLTRIERSRICVFLTARPDFQHAWPRTDRLHVLTIDRLAPKLSAELVRQAASGHSLSEETIEQLVAKTDGVPLFAEEMTRMVVERGGPEAPGSESSSIPLTLSGLLLARLDRLPRRQKALAQLCAVVGRGFSHALLATLSGRNEQALEQDLFGLIQAGLLQPGDDTNEPRYQFRHALIQEAAYQSLLRRTRREYHRRIAQVMAAQFPELAETQPEMLAHHYTEAGEVEPAIRMWAKAGERASRRSANVEAISHLSQALKLLRGLPEEARRPEQELQLLVGLGLPLMQTRSVRAREVEQTYGRALELFHQVGEALPGLRVSTWGSFAYYFMRARFQVAHELAELLVDVGQRQHSGEMLSLGHRMMATNFFTWGDMPTAVAHLERALECSDVSLEQHRELAVKQWVDPRVAALAYGSVVHSVTGDEARARAYGHEALALADRIGHHHTLALALTYTALACQLRGELECAQERAERCMAISTEHRFRLWLGWSVFIKSWVLSAQGFPREALALLRANLGKWRNAGIRAGMPLFLGMLAEYHLKLGQYSQGLSAVSHALGWADALGERSYEVELHRIEGELLRALGHDAAATVSFMHALDVARRQGSHGFGRKVEAALERQLRGLGSERPTLAPH; encoded by the coding sequence ATGCATCAAGGAGAGGAGCATCCAGACGAGCAGGCGCCCGGATCCGAGGATCCGTGGAGCGAGGCCGACGACGACGCCGACCTCGATGACTCCCTGCTGCACCAGGTGGCCCGCGTCTCCGTCCCGCTGCGGGTCCCCGAGCCTGGAGCGCGCATGGGCGGCGTGGACGGCCAGCGCTTCGAGATCCAGGATCGGCTCGGCGGCGGCGCCATGGGCGTGGTCCTCCGGGCCCGGGACAAGGAGCTGCAGCGCGAGGTGGCCCTCAAGTTCCTGTTCCCGCGCGAGGTGCTCGTCGAGGTGCCGCTCAGCGCCCTGCTGCGGCAGGAGGCCCGCGCCATCGCCCAGCTGGATCACGAGAACATCGTCCGAATCTTCGACGTCTCGGAGTGGGAGGGCGCGTCCTGGGAGCCGCGCGTCCCATTCCTGGTGATGGAGTGCCTGGAGGGTGAGTGTCTCTCGGCGCTGATGCAGCGCGAGCAGCCCTCGGTCCAGCGGGCCCTGGAGATCATCGGCGGCGTCGTCGCGGGCCTGGCCCATGCCCACGAGCACCACGTCATCCACCGGGACTTGAAGCCCGGCAACGTCTTCCTCACCCGCAGGGGCCAGGTGAAGCTCCTGGACTTCGGGCTGGCCTGGCTCACCGCCACCGCGTTCCCTTCGGTGCCGAACCTGCCCTCCGCCGGGACGCCCTCGTACATGGCGCCCGAGCAGTGGAGCGGCGAGGGACAGGACGAGCGCACGGACATCTGGGCGGTGGGAGTCCTCCTGTTCGAGCTGCTCACCGGCGAGACGCCCTACATGGAGACGAGCCTCGTGGAGCTGCGCGAGCGGGTGCTCTCCCAGGCGCCGGTGCCCCGCATGCGCGAGCGGACCCCGGAGCTGCCCGAGGAGCTGGATGCGCTCGTGGCGGCCATGCTGGTCAAGGAGCCCGCGAAGCGGATCGCCAGCATCGCGGAGGTCCGCGAGCGCCTGCGGCGCATCGAGGAGAGCCTGACGCCGTGGAAGGACGAGCCTCGCGGGCTGGCCCCCCAGCGGAGACAGGTGACGCTGGTGGCGTGCTGGCTGGCCGATCTGGCGGGCCTCGCCGAGCACCTGGACGTGGAGGATCTCGGCGAACTGGAGGGGGCCTTCCACCAGTCCTGCTCCGAGATCATCCAGGAGCATGGCGGGTTCATCACCACGTTCGTGGGGGATGAGGTGCTCGCCTGCTTCGGCTACCCCCAGGCGCGCGAGGAGGACGCGGACAAGGCGGCGCGGGCGGCCCTGTACCTGGCCTCGCACCTGGGCACGACGATCCAGCAGAAGCTGCCGTACCTGCCGCGCCGGAAGCTCACCGTGAAGGTGGGGCTCCACACGGGCACCGTGGTGCTGGACAACCTCCCGACCGAGCTGCGCGGGCGCACCTCCGCGCTCCAGGGAGAGGCCCCGAAGATCGCCCTCTGGCTGGCGCGGGAGGCTCAGCCGGATGCGGTGTGCATGAGCCACACCAGCTGGCGGCTGGTGCGTGGCGCCTTCAGGACCGAGCCGCTGGGGCAGCGCTCGTTCCAGGGGCTGTCGGGGGTGACGAAGCTGGAGGTCCACCAGCTGCTCAGGGAAAAGCGCACCGTGAGCCGCTTCGAGCGGACCCACGAGCAGGGCCCGCTCACTCCGCTGGTGGGCCGCGAGCCCGAGCTGCGGCGGCTCCTCGAGGAATGGGAGCGGGCGCGAGAGGGGCAGGGCGCCTTCGTCCTCCTTCGAGGAGAGGCGGGCATCGGCAAGTCGCGGCTGGTCCTGGAGCTGCGCGAGCGTGTCCCCGCGGACAGCGCGATCCGCCTGCGGTGCCAGTGCTGGGTCCAGTTCAGCACCAGCGCCTTCCATCCCATCATCGAGCTGATCCAGCACCTGCTGCGGCTGGATCCCGAGGGGAGCCCGCAGGTGAACCTGCGCAAGGTGGAGGGGCGCATGCGGGCGGCGGGGCTGCCGGCGGAGCAGGTGTTCCTGCTGGCCAGCCTCCTGGCGCTGCCCGTCACCGAGGGCTCACCGCACCTGCGGTACACGCCAGACCGGCTGAAGGAGAAGACGCTCGAGGCGCTCACGACGCTGCTGCTGAAGATGACCGAGGAGGGCCCCGTGCTCGCCGTCGTCGAGGATCTGCACTGGGCCGATCCCTCGACGCTGGAGCTGCTCGGGGTGCTGCTGACGCGCATCGAGCGATCGCGCATCTGCGTCTTCCTCACCGCGCGTCCGGACTTCCAGCACGCGTGGCCCAGGACGGACCGGCTCCACGTGCTCACGATCGATCGGCTGGCGCCGAAGCTCAGCGCGGAGCTGGTGCGGCAGGCGGCCAGCGGGCACTCGCTGTCGGAGGAGACCATCGAGCAGCTCGTGGCGAAGACGGATGGCGTGCCGCTCTTCGCCGAGGAGATGACGCGCATGGTGGTGGAGCGGGGCGGCCCAGAGGCCCCGGGCTCCGAGTCCTCCTCCATTCCGCTCACCCTGAGCGGGCTGCTGCTGGCGCGCCTGGACAGGCTCCCCCGACGGCAGAAGGCGCTGGCCCAGCTGTGCGCCGTGGTGGGGCGCGGCTTCAGCCATGCCCTGCTGGCCACGCTGTCGGGACGCAACGAGCAGGCGCTCGAGCAGGATCTCTTCGGGCTGATCCAGGCCGGCCTGCTCCAGCCGGGGGATGACACCAACGAGCCCCGGTACCAGTTCCGCCACGCGCTCATCCAGGAGGCGGCCTACCAGTCCCTGCTGCGGCGCACGCGGCGCGAGTACCACCGGCGCATCGCCCAGGTGATGGCCGCCCAGTTCCCCGAGCTGGCGGAGACGCAGCCCGAGATGCTCGCCCACCACTACACGGAGGCGGGAGAGGTGGAGCCCGCCATCCGCATGTGGGCCAAGGCCGGAGAGCGCGCCAGCCGGCGCTCGGCCAACGTGGAGGCCATCAGCCACCTGAGCCAGGCGCTGAAGCTGCTGCGCGGCCTGCCGGAGGAGGCGCGACGCCCCGAGCAGGAGCTGCAGCTGCTGGTGGGCCTGGGGCTGCCGCTGATGCAGACGCGCAGCGTGCGCGCTCGCGAGGTGGAGCAGACCTACGGCCGCGCCCTGGAGCTGTTCCACCAGGTGGGGGAGGCGCTGCCGGGCCTGCGCGTCTCCACCTGGGGCTCGTTCGCGTACTACTTCATGCGCGCCCGCTTCCAGGTGGCCCATGAGCTGGCCGAGCTGCTCGTGGACGTGGGCCAGCGCCAGCACAGCGGCGAGATGCTCTCGCTGGGCCACCGGATGATGGCCACCAACTTCTTCACCTGGGGGGACATGCCCACCGCCGTGGCGCACCTGGAGCGCGCCCTGGAGTGCTCGGACGTGAGTCTCGAGCAGCACCGGGAGCTCGCGGTGAAGCAGTGGGTGGATCCGCGGGTGGCCGCGCTCGCCTATGGCTCCGTCGTCCACTCCGTCACCGGTGATGAGGCCAGGGCGCGCGCCTACGGCCACGAGGCGCTGGCGCTGGCCGACCGGATAGGCCACCACCACACGCTGGCCCTCGCGCTGACCTACACCGCCCTGGCCTGTCAGCTCCGGGGAGAGCTGGAGTGCGCGCAGGAGCGCGCCGAGCGGTGCATGGCCATCTCCACCGAGCACCGCTTCCGGCTGTGGCTGGGCTGGTCCGTCTTCATCAAGAGCTGGGTGCTGTCCGCGCAGGGCTTCCCCCGCGAGGCGCTCGCGCTGCTGCGCGCCAACCTGGGGAAGTGGCGCAACGCGGGGATCCGCGCCGGCATGCCGCTGTTCCTCGGCATGCTCGCGGAGTACCACCTGAAGCTGGGGCAGTACTCACAGGGCCTGTCCGCGGTGAGCCACGCCCTGGGGTGGGCGGACGCGCTCGGCGAGCGCTCCTACGAGGTGGAGCTGCACCGCATCGAGGGCGAGCTGCTCCGGGCTCTCGGCCACGACGCGGCGGCCACGGTGTCCTTCATGCACGCGCTCGACGTGGCCCGCAGGCAGGGCTCGCACGGGTTCGGCAGGAAGGTGGAGGCGGCACTGGAGCGCCAGCTCCGTGGGCTGGGGAGCGAACGGCCGACTCTGGCGCCTCACTAG
- a CDS encoding response regulator, giving the protein MSTILLVDDEQEMLDLFTEVLEQMDHRVLGARDGREALCIAREASPDLVVTDWNMPRMNGLELCHELHSDEQLRDIPIILHSSAGNPRAPGVQFVPKSCALDEFERLVSRLLSSTHAQRKLSSHEREGSRAPPLAQTPVHAASRACRFNMEGEAACCTAH; this is encoded by the coding sequence ATGAGCACCATCCTCCTCGTAGACGATGAACAGGAAATGCTCGACCTCTTCACCGAGGTGCTGGAGCAGATGGATCACCGGGTCCTGGGTGCTCGGGACGGGCGCGAGGCGCTCTGCATCGCGCGCGAGGCGTCGCCGGATCTCGTGGTGACCGACTGGAACATGCCGCGCATGAACGGGCTGGAGCTGTGCCACGAGCTGCACTCGGACGAGCAGCTGCGCGACATTCCCATCATCCTGCACAGCTCCGCGGGCAACCCGCGAGCTCCGGGCGTCCAGTTCGTTCCCAAGAGCTGTGCCCTGGACGAGTTCGAGAGGCTGGTGAGCCGGCTGCTCTCCAGCACCCACGCCCAGCGCAAGCTGTCATCTCACGAGCGCGAGGGATCGCGCGCGCCCCCTCTCGCCCAGACGCCCGTGCACGCGGCGAGTCGGGCGTGCAGGTTCAACATGGAAGGCGAGGCGGCATGCTGCACGGCACACTGA